ATAAAATGTTATTTAGCCAAAAATCAATAATACTCTACTATTTAGCGATATATCAATGGCCTATTTTAGTTTACAACGGATCCATGGTATTATTTTTTTACCCAATTTTTACAAAGGTTTTTGTAGGGTTTATTTGgtaatgtattttaatgatTCAAACCGTTTATCTTTTAGGTATTCCATCAaagattatatctataaaaaaaatcattcaaaactGAACCATATAATCGTTGGATTAAGGGTTAAGGTTTTCTTTGTAAAAACACGTTTGTCTATTTTTTTTCacgaaaaataaatattttaatagttttaaatttgtctaattttttataaaaatgatatATGAATGATATTCTATAAGATAAACGATTTGATCATTAAAATAGATTATAGACCTACAAAAAAGTGTGTAAGAAATTGTATTAAAAAATAGTGCTATAAATCGCCCCTTTTTGTTTTGGATGGACCTATTCAATGTTAGAATGATCGTTGATAAAAAATCGTGCgatcacaatttttttcttttttatattttttacgcAAAACGAGattgttttacttttaaaaCATTTAATTATGATCGCACGATTTTTTATCAACGACCCACGTGGATTGATCCGGCGAGAATCCAATTCCGAAGGAAAGATTGAGAGAAGAAAGTAACATTGAATGCGAAATGACCAGTCCTTTACCCCacgaataaacttttaagtctTTCAAAAAAAACTTTCTGAGTTTTTAGTGGtttttgcttttctgcttttATCCCTCCAAGAAAGAGCATCAAGGGAAAAGGATATCGGCcggatttttttaaatttcaaatgatttctgaccataTGATATATGTGATTATTTTAACTAAAAtgctgtttttatttttataatttttttatctatGTTTACGTCTATTTCAAACCATTCTAGATTATGAAGACAAAAATTTGAATTCGGACACAATAACAGAAGTATGTATGTTCTCGTTAACGTGGTTACTAATACGTCTTCAACATGCAAGGAGACAAAGAGAGATTCGAATTAGACTTGCAGACGTGGATATGCTGCTAGaacaacccccccccccctccctccCTTCCAAAAAAGTAGGACTTGTTCTTGCTCTCCCAATTCGGGAAGACGGAAGTGGCCGGTTTCCAACCAAGAAAAACATGGGACTTTTGGGCATTTTCTTCCCTTACGCTACGCAATTTCCCGCATCTTCCAACCTGTAATtctttggaaaacatgttgtcagATGATTTATGCTCCATCAATCATATGTGTAGGTGTGGGTTTATGTGCATTGCACGCGCTGGTGGTGCGCAACTTGATCAAAGCAAAAATTTGGACCACCGGAAAGGGCAAAAAAGGAGATGCCCTTCCCCTTGTGTTAGCCTCcctcaattaattagttatatGTTGTTTTGCGGCTCCCATGGCAAATGCTTCGAGGTATCTTGTACTGTGCTTTTGCCGTTAAATTTAGTCATtgtattatttataaaaaatgtgACGGTAAAATCTCGAAATATAGCGTATAAGGATGCTAGAAAATTTCGATAACTAAGTTGACTTTTAGTTGTGGTTTTCGATGCTAATGGTGAATATGTGCCATTCTCTTTGTTTGACGTCATGTGACAAAACTTGCCCGTGGACATTAACAACACTCAACTCCTCTTTGTACTCTAATTGGTGTAATTAGGGATCCCAGCATTCACCTTTAAttataaaatgaaaattgaTTGAATTAATTAGATGCTAAATCCAAAAACACCACCACTCACAACTGTATGTCATAGACTtctaatttcttttcatttcatcttcatgcggtgtttattttgacttgaTTAACATTTTGAATTCATCTGTTAAGAGCATATGGATAGAATTTGTCTAAAAACCGGCTTGTAAGAGAAAGGTTGCTCGAAAGCTTTTAAACAACACTAGTATATGTTATTTTTtatatgaagaaaattgagtcCTAACATTATACCGTTGCGTTTTCGTATGCAATAACTCTTGGACTAGTCAATTGATCATTTTAAAAatggaactttaatgaaaagctctcgatactgtttactttaacgaaaaaccacatttttacactaaaaagtcaatcatgatattattcactttaccttttattttgtcattatcgttaaaactcaaaattttcaaacaattttcattagtttttctttttaaaaattggCTTGTAAGAAAAAGGGCGTGCAAAGACTCTTAAACTTCTATAACGTCCTAACAACATccataaaagaagaaaagaaaaaaaaaacaatgctaTATCTACCGCATCGTGGACGTATTAGTAAAATGAGTGTTATCTCAGTTGGAAATATAATTCACTATATGATCAAATATATTGCGAGTTATATGTGTAAATATTAGataagtgtaaatagtagtctTTTGTCCTACATCGATAAAGTGCATGTGTAAACTTTTTTGGTATTTAACATGTTCAATTCAATTTGGCATAAGAGCAATTCGCACTTGGTgacctgtgtgctttaattttgtgcccacTTTTTCTTAGTACTAAGTGTTCAATTAGGGGTTGTATTGTTGTGATTtcctttgttcaaaaaaaaaagaatttttgtGAACAGTGCCGTGAGTGAACAATGATCTGTTTTGTGCTGAACAGTAAACACACATCTACATAGGACAACTTTCTCCCTTTTTGGTAAATGAACCAAATCTCAAGTGGAATTCTTTGTTAGAGCTTTCATCTCAACATTCATGGTATTAACCAATTTAGGATCAGAAAAAGCATTTTGCTATTCCATAAATATGCCATATATACACTTTAACCATAGCAATTTTTATTGAATAATGGTTTTGAAAGCATTTTGTCCATGAATTCAAATATTAGATTTTGTAGTACTCAAATTAAATATTACTTTGCCCTCTATCGGTCCTTTTGGCCGTCAGTTTTTCTATCAAACTTACTACGATTGAAGAGCCAAACATACACTAGGCAAAGGAATCCGATTCTTAAAAGTTCATCATACAACTTTTGCCCCATTGTCCTAAACCACTATATAAACCCCTTCGGACCAACACCAAATATCCACGCCAAACGCAGTCGATTGGAACAAATTGCTTATAGTTTTGTTTTATCACCATCTCTCAGAGACACAAGAGAgtagtagaagaagaagaagaagaagaaatgggagGCAACATGTCACACCTTCAAGACTCGGATGAATCTTCACATGGACACGAGTCTCGCATCGTGGCCTTGCATTCCAAGGGTCAATGGAACACCCACTTCGCTGCCTTCAAAGACAGCAATAAACTGGTAGCTAACTATAATTAAACTCCTTAAAGAGTTAATTTGTAGGCTTTATAATTCAGTTGTTACTATTCTTACATTGAAAGTCTCCAGTTTGAATAGTCCCTCCCTACACTATTGTTTGTATAAAGGGAAAGTCATGGGGCTTGTtcaaaaatgcttttaaaatggttgGATCAGTTTTAGAGATAATGTTTTTAGGTTCCAAAAGTACTTAAAATGCTTAATTTCTGTAAgaaacaataattatgtgctTATTCTAAGAAGAACTTTATGTGATTTttcaggatttacttgcatttttacaatgattggttcaaaaaatattttcaccaaaaataattttagccattttaaaagcactatTGAACGAGCTCATGTTAAGCTCCATATATGATAAATCTACTCTAATATACTctactcttttttattttaataaagttgctaaattgattaattattttgtttggatggtgatggtgatgaatAGATGGTGATTGATTTCACGGCTACATGGTGTGGACCTTGCAGAGCCATGGAGCCAATCTTGAGAGACTACGCTGATAAATTCACTGATGTTGAGTTCGTCCAGCTTGATGTCGATGAGCTAccggtatatatatttatgcatgaatACTTCTCCTCGTATTTTCcttaaattttacatatattacaAAGAAAACAATTATTTAGACCTTAAAAACGTTATTCTGTAGTATACACTGATTGGTTGTGAAgttaaaccatattattataGCAAGCTCATTTTAAGATTTAACCCACTCTCTTACCCTCTTCGTGTAGGTCTATCTTTTgttcaaaaataataaataaataaaataaacacatcatgttgaaatatgaaattaacACGTGACCGAACATGACGTATAAATATCAGAAATGTTATCTTAGTTACCAAGTGGCCAAAGAATACATAGTAACTCACCCTTAAATTGTGGAGAATAAATGAACAtggttttaatattttgatattaaatttaagggtAAGTGACCGTGATTTCTTGATCTAGGTGACGAAATgaaaatacaaatatatatgtatatgtatggtATATAATTGGTAAATATGAATGGATGGATGCAGGATGTGGCAAGGGAGTTTGGGGTGCAGGCAATGCCTTCATTTGTATTCATGAAGAAAGGGGAGGTGGTGGATAAGATCGTGGGGGCTAGGAAAGATGAACTGCAGAAGAAGATTGAGAAACACAGGATATCATAATTAATCGAAGGATTAATTAACCGATGATGTGACTAAACTAAAGCTCGATCGAGAATATGATGAAGTGACACCAACGCGTGAGAGTGGAAGAAATAAAGCGAACAAGAAATAATGTAGTACGGTCGCAAGTAGTTTGGTCGAATTGGCTTTTTATGCTTTGTTAAAGTTTTTTTGAATTGAAGACCTCATAAATATTATCTCGAATGTACTTTTTGATatgagaattgtta
The nucleotide sequence above comes from Malus sylvestris chromosome 16, drMalSylv7.2, whole genome shotgun sequence. Encoded proteins:
- the LOC126606710 gene encoding thioredoxin H2-like isoform X1, translated to MGGNMSHLQDSDESSHGHESRIVALHSKGQWNTHFAAFKDSNKLMVIDFTATWCGPCRAMEPILRDYADKFTDVEFVQLDVDELPDVAREFGVQAMPSFVFMKKGEVVDKIVGARKDELQKKIEKHRIS